The Solenopsis invicta isolate M01_SB chromosome 12, UNIL_Sinv_3.0, whole genome shotgun sequence DNA window ATGgaaaaatactatcaaataaTTCCATTCGTTAGACTAGCTATTTTCGTATACGAAAGTTATTCGAATGTTTTCAAGAATATGGCCCCGGGGCTTTTTCTGGTACACACTggacaaaacaggcgcgcgctacaaagcttttgatattacataacttcgtacaaattacaaatttaatattacactattgaCCATCGGCATCGCGGAAAAGcgattacaataattttgatatattctttacatatctttttttttaaaaaggattTTTAGAAAGGATACTTGAGAACTTGCACATTTCTCTCTGCATTGAGAAAAAGActctgtaaaaatttatttgtaagatattttatttcactaaaaaaatcttcatttaCGGAATacgaaataaaatgttattcttacaccgagaaaaaaaagtcCAACTATTCCAAAGCAAATGTTATTTAtgacattttcttcgatatttattaattataaataaatttgattgtcatgacaaaatatacatttctgtaaaatatattacattttttcttattgattgatttattagaaataaaagtttatttcgccacgtttaaaaaataaagatttaatcaataaaataaatttatattctacaaataaatgtttaagtatctttttctcagtgtagtaaAATCAGTTAATAAGAATTACCTAGAACTTTCGACGATCAAAAGCATGAGCTGCACTTTATCAACTGCTTTTCTAAATAAGGATGTTGTACTCTATATGCTTGAAtcattattatagatttttaagcCATGACGTCTTATGTTTACCCCGACCATGTTTCCCTTCGATCTTTCCCTATTCTATGATTTGTAgcaacaaatatttcttataccTCATAACATGTTCCTAATACTCCAACTTTCAACttttaatggtttttaaaaCCATTGTTTGTTTACTCAGTCGCTGCAATATCTCTTGATTGGTGGTCCaaggtatttttaatattctacaGTAGAGAGGTTCACATCTCAAATGCCTGTATTCTTTTATGCATGGTGTTGGTGATCGACCAAGCCACAATGCCATAAAACAATGCTGAACACGTAACATCACAGCAATCAGTCTCAAAGGAGTCCTCAAGTGTCTCCTGGTGAATATTTTCTGCATTGTCCTGAAGGAGCTTGTCCTCTAGCTTGTTTTATTCTGCACCTCATCTCCTGTAtcatatcaatatatttttatttgaaaaaaaaaattaagttaacatTAATGGCttgtaaaataaagttacatgaataaaaagCTAATTCAGTTACGTTGAGATCAAATTGATTTGAGTTAAATTAAGTgtcaattttgaaaagcattattcatattaaattagaaattcaaaagtttttaaagttaaattactcaaaactaTTGCAAAATagattatgtaaatatttaatattttatttgtaaattaaatctatatgtatgtataggaaataacaagaaatattttttatatggaaatatatttttttttcttttataaatttcttttcacataaatttttaacttaagaaaaatgttaataaagtttatgtgtttcagaaataactaattttttaactaatttaagttaaaaaattaaatcatttagaATTAACTAACATaagttaaataagttaaaagttattaatcttttaacttAACCATAATTACGTACTATCCTGTTTGTATTTACACATTCTGAAGCTAAATTCAAAATACgcctcaaatatttttttttaaatattttttgacaatgTTCTCTTATCACACTTATCAAGTCTTTTTGAATAGAAAATTAACATGGATTGTatctttccaaaaaaatatcGCCATTAATCTTGGctgatatatatacacatatattcgACATATCTTGTTCCGCGAAGGCTTTATGCCACTGACCAACTGCGAGAGAAAAGCAGAAcgttcttgaaattttatagaCACTAAAATTTACATTGCACACTAAAATTACTGTTCTTAAAATGCACATTTAGAAAGTGAAACATAAAAGACATTACGTTCCTTTGTAGTGGCGTCCACTAGCGGTTCGCGCGCTCCGAagttaaatttattagattagGTTATAAAATTCGGCAGATGTTATTTTCATgattattttctgttattttcacGCTAATCAACTTCCGTCACGAGCGATTAATCAGCGGATCTATACAGAATAAGGGAGCAATGCGCAGCAATGCGTTTACTTACATCACGTCGGAATACACCGCATCGAACGGTCTCACGCACGTCGATCGCGCAACGACCAGCAACGACCTTCGCCTTCGTCCACCTTCGTCGAGCGAGAATCGCAGAACAGCGCAGAAAGGCGAGAACCATGGCGGCGGTACTATTGGCGAAGTTGTGCTTTCGCTGTGTCGTGCGCTTTTCCGACCGAGAGTACATGCGCTGAGGGAAAAATCCGTCGGGATCGAATAGGAAGAAAAAATGGTACGTGAGAACGTAGCTGTCCGTCACTGTCGTTGCGCGGCGGACGCACAATCGAACACCGGAATTTTTGGTAGCAGCCTAACCTCTGAAGCGGACGGACGATACCGTTTTGCTGCAATATGCTGCGTCATTTCATCATACGAGTTTCTCGGATGTCGAGCCGATCGACCCccattttttatgaatttcctAATTTTAGTACCAGAATACGTGattagttttgaaattttttctcttacctTTCATGGAGCGATCAGTTCGTTTTCCGAGACTCTTCGTTGCATTACTCGTAATCATGTCAGACATACACCGATTACATTTGCTTTATGTGTGTTTTGAGAGTTTATTTATCGTAACATTACTAATTCTGAGAGTAAAATTCTCCACATCGTTTTTTGATAAAAGTAGATCAAAGTTGTTTTATATAGATTCATACTTCTGTTTACTCTCATTGtgtttagaaaacatttttatcatatacatacctaataaatttatgtatatgtatcaaATTTAATGCTGTACTTAATTGTGTTTAATAAAcagttatatacataaaatttgtgTTGTCCAAgacttttatttcatttatagtAATAAATTCATGTCGTGTTcatattttagcatttaaataaaatatttattgcttcaTGCGTTGGCAGAACCACAGTGAATCTAGCAATGATACGGATGAAGGCGACGAAGGTGATCAGGAGGCGTCTTCCTTGcaagaagaaacaaaaattgaGGATACCTTAACATCTTTCAGGGAACAATGGCAGCGCGAGTTGACGATATCACCTAAGCGTGATGCATCAAAGTTATATTCACCAAATCAGCCTAACATTGACATTGCAAATGATGAAGCCTCTATCGAGAGCAAGGTATAGTATTTATTATCTCAAAATAAggatttttataacttttcataACATTTTGATAAGAATAATTCCTGTTTCACaggcaaagaatttatttcttaaaggCATTGAGCATGAACAATGCAGAAAGTTTTATGAGGCAATCCAGTTTTATAAGCGTGCAGTACAATTGGTTCCTGACATTGAAGTCCGCTTGTATGAATCAACAAAAGCAAAAGCAAGAGACAGATTCGACGCTGACGATTGCTTTGATACATTAGATAATGATTTTTCAATCACCGATGACAGCGAAAATCATAATCAGATGGACGAAGAAGAAacagatttatttttcaagttatCTAAAATTGTAAACCTCAATCAATGTGTATGTTTCCCAAAATTTGAACAAAGTGTGAGTAccttattttaacatttctgatataattttaaatgcacaatatatttacaatgtttGTAATTCTTGACATgtactatattttaaatattttttttatgtattttagacAACACATATCTCTGCGTTACCTATGGAGATAGTACTTTATATTCTACGATGGGTTGTGTCTTCTGAGCTGGATTTCCGGTCATTAGAAATGTTCTCAAGAGTATGTCGCGGATTTTACATATCTGCACGAGACACGGAGATTTGGCGATTAGCATGCGTTAGGTAAATATCGATAAATATTGacatattgatatttattattagtatggacatataattgaaattgtttt harbors:
- the LOC105195457 gene encoding F-box only protein 9 gives rise to the protein MNHSESSNDTDEGDEGDQEASSLQEETKIEDTLTSFREQWQRELTISPKRDASKLYSPNQPNIDIANDEASIESKAKNLFLKGIEHEQCRKFYEAIQFYKRAVQLVPDIEVRLYESTKAKARDRFDADDCFDTLDNDFSITDDSENHNQMDEEETDLFFKLSKIVNLNQCVCFPKFEQSTTHISALPMEIVLYILRWVVSSELDFRSLEMFSRVCRGFYISARDTEIWRLACVRVWGVNCGTCEPKYKSWRDMYLQRPRLRYNGCYINKTSYIRDGENNFQDRFYRPWHLVEYFRYLRFFPEGRVLMLTSTDEAQSCVNSLRNRIPRNPSVLVGHFRLHDNYVTLMLKRQETKGNNFYRRKKREPVHDSGEQTFHIEFEIQNHHRRVNSQLKWISYSIFTKYKNGQEAKICLKEPSVREFRASPIGGRYPPLKFSRVKSYTQESEVPL